GTAAGGGATGGTCAGTCTCTAATTAACAAGCCAGTAAGAATATCTTCGCTAGCAGAATTTCATAATATATTCGGCGGTGGTTTTCAGGCTCCTTTTACTATTCAGGCAGCATCTGGTGAAGAAGCTGATTTTGAAGTTGAAGGTAAAGGCTATCAGGTAGTACCTGAAAACAATTCCCGCTTCATTTTTTATGATAGCATCAGATTGTTTTTTGCTAATGGTGGTAGTACTTGCTACATCATCACTGTGGGTTCTTACTACTCAAGCGTAGCTGGAGCTTCTTCAGCGGCGTCGGCATCTGCTGACAAGAACAAAAAAAGTGATGCAGCTCCTGCAGCACCTGCAAAATCTTCAGACAGAAAAGTAAATGCAATCACTAAAAAAGCTCTTCAAGGCGGTATGGATTCTTTGATCAGCCAGGAAGAGCCTACAATATTGGTTATTCCTGAAGCAGTAATGCTTGAAGAAGCTGATTGCTACGGGCTGCAGCAGCAAATGTTGATGCACTGCGGGCTTAAAATTAAAAACAGGTTTGCCATTATAGATGTGTACAACGGATTCCAGTCAAGAACTTATGATAAGAACGATGTTATCACAAGATTCAGAGAAGGTGTAGGAAGCAACTTCCTTGCTTATGGCGCTGCATACTATCCGTATGTTTACACTTCTGTTGTTCAAAACGATGAGCTTAGCTATAGAAATATCTCAAATCTTGATGTTTTGGAAGATGTGCTTTCAAAAGAAGCTGATAGTGGAGACAAGAAAAAAGCTGAAGAGCTTAAAGCAGAGATCAAGAGATTGTCTCAGTCAGGTGTTGATGCCGAGAGTTTGAACCAGACTTTATCAGCAATTAGCCCTGCATACAAGAAGATCATGCAAAAAGTGAAGAGAGTGCTTAACATCCTTCCTCCAAGTGGTGGTATGGCCGGTCTTTACAGTGCAGTAGATGCTACAAGAGGTGTATGGAAAGCTCCTGCCAATGTAAGCTATGGTTCTGCAATTTCACCGGCAGTAAACCTTACTCACGATGATCAGGAAGATCTGAACGTTACTCCTTCCGGTAAATCAATAAATGCTATCAGATCATTCATAGGTGAAGGTACTTTGGTTTGGGGTGCAAGAACATTGGATGGTAACAGTGGAGACTGGAAATTTATAAACGTTAGAAGAACAGTAAGTTTCATTGAGCAATCAATTAAATACGCTGCAAAACCATACGTATATGAGTCTAACTCTGCAAATACCTGGATATTGATCAGAAGTATGATCAATTCATTCCTGAATAATTTATGGAAGCAAGGTGGTTTGGTTGGTACTACTCCTGATGCTGCATACGAAGTGCAGATCGGTCTGGGTACTACAATGACCCCTGCGGATATTCTGGATGGCATCATGAGAATAACAGTTAAAGTTGCTGTATCTCGTCCTGCAGAATTCATCGTAATTACTTTCGAGCAGAAAATGCAGGATGCATAATTGATCCTTTGACAAAGTAATTACCTATAAATTAACTATTTAAAACAGTATTAACTTAAAATATTAGAATAATGGCAGAGAATTTATGGCCAATAACCAAATTTCATTTTACAGTTGAAGGAGCAAACTTCACTACTGGTTTTCAGGAAGTTTCAGGTTTAGAAATTTCTTATGATCCTATCGATTACAGATCTGGTGATGATCCGACTTATTCAATGCAGAAAATTCCCGGATTGAAAAAGTTCACTTCTATCACTTTGAAAAAAGGTGTATTCCAGGATGATGACGCTTTCTACGAGTGGATTAAGGATACATTAGCTAACCCTGACAGAAGAGAGACCCTTACTATCAACCTTTTGGACGAAGAAGGTACTCCTGTTAAAACCTGGACAGTGGTAAATGCATTCCCCGTGAAGTATCAAGGACCAGACCTTAACGCTACTGATAACAACGTAGCAGTAGAGACTCTGGAGCTTGCGCACGAGGGTATCGAAATGTAATATATAATCAAAATCCGGAGTGCGGGCGGTTAATGCCTGGCTCTGGATTTTTTATTGCTGAAGTTAGAAGGGAATGAAATGTCGGATTTTACCGACGCTATAAACCAAAAAATTAAATGGCCGATAATCCATTAAGTAAGCTTTTAGATCAGCGACCTGTTACAGGGCTCCATTTTAGGGTCAGCCTTGCAGATATGGCCGGTGCAGCCAGTATGCTGGCAGGAGGTGTTGCAGGAACCAAGTTTAGTAAGGTTTCAGGATTGAAAGTATATGCATCGATCAATGAAAAAGAAGTCTCTAAATCGGATGGTCCGGAAACCTTTATTGAAGATATCAGGTACGATGATATTATTCTGGAAAGAGGCCTGACTTCTGATCCTACTCCTTTTACATTATGGTGTATGCAGGTCTTTTCTGAGTTTGCCCGATCTAATGGTTCAACTAAAGGTGTAGCAGCTACAGGTTCTTTCGCGGGAAATATGAAGGGATTTGGTGGGATGACTTCAGTGGTTAAAAATTTGGTAATTACACTTATGAATGAGAAGGGAATCCCTTTGATAGCATGGGGAATAAAAGATGCAGTGCCAATATCCTGGGATGTATCCCCTCTTGATGCAATGACAAATTCGTATGTTACAGAAACCATCAAGCTTAAACATAAAGGTTTCGAGATACTCCCAATACCTGGAGCTGATATGATTTGATGAAGTATGGCTATTGAGATTAAAGAGCTTATAATAAGAATTAAAGTGAATGAGGCAGCCTCTCAAAAAAAAGAAATAATCAGAGAGAGGGAAATCCAGCACTTAAGTAAAAAAATTATTGACGAATGCGTTGAGCGCGTTCTGGATAAACTAAACAGAGTAGAGACCAGTATAGAAAGGTAGCATGGCAAAATTAAAAATAGAATCATACAAGGACGAAAAGCTTGGAGCTAAACTGGGTTCAATGGAATTGATGTTCAACCCATCTACATTGTCATTGTCCCATAGCATAGACTATCATGATGAGCCAGCACCTAACAGGTCATCTCCTGAGGCCCGTTACAAGAAGACGGAGCCGGAAATCCTTAGTTTCGAAATATTGTTTGATGGCACCGGAGTAGCGACTGAGCCAATTACTGTTAGTGAAAAGGTTGAGACGTTTAAAGAGCTTACCTATTATTACATCGGAGATACCCACCAAACCCCGTACGTGAATGTAATTTGGGGAGATATAAATTTCAAAGGCAGGTTAAAGAGCCTTGATATAAAACATACATTATTTGATACAGAAGGTACTGTTCTGCGCTCTAACCTTACCGTTTCATTTACCAACACTATGGACCTCGAAACTGAGGCCAAAGAGAGCGACAGGCAATCTCCTGACCTTACACATGTTCGCTCGGTAAAGGCAGGTGACACTTTGCCTCTGTTATGCAATGAAATATATGGTGACCCAGGTTTATACTTAAAGGTAGCCAGGGTCAATGGTCTTACTGATTTTAGAAATTTACAGCCTGGCACTGAGGTTACTTTTCCACCAATTAAATAAGTATTGATTAAATGGCCCAATCATTATCAAAGTTAACTTCAGGGTTAGTCACCTATACTGTTTTAATAGATGGAAAGGAGATAAAGGCATCATACGCTGTACTCTCTGTTCATGTTTTTAAAGGAGTAAACCGCATATCCGTTGCCAAACTGGAGATACTTGATGGGGGTACTACCTCTGAGGATGATTTTTCCGTAAGCAATTCGAAGAGCTTTAATCCTGGCAAGGAAATAGAAATAAAAGCCGGCTACGATTCCAAAGAAGAGACGATATTCAAAGGGGTTATTATTAAACATAGCCTGAGGGTAAGCAGAGGCTCTTCCTCCCTTCAAATAGAGTGCAGGGACATTGCCGTGTCTATGACCATAGGTAGAAAAAACGCTGTTTTTTTAGAAAAAAAAGATAGCGATATCATCTCTGAAATTGTGGGTAACTACAAAGTCCAAAAGAAAATAGCTGCTACCAAGTTTCAGCATGTAGAGGTTGTTCAGCACTACGTTACTGACTGGGACTTCGTACTTATGAGAGCCGATATCAATGGCCTGATTGTTATTACTGATGACGGAAACCTGAACATACAGGAACCGGACCTTGGTGGTACTCCCGTGGCCGAAGTGAAGTACGGCTCAGACATGATCAGTTTCAATGGTGATATAGATGCCAGATCACAGGTGTCGAGTATCAATGGTGTATCCTGGGACATGGCCAATCAGAAAATAGCTACTTCTTCCTCAAACTCTGCCAAGGATGTACCACAGAGTACACTGAAATCTTCAGAGTTGGCCAAGGTAATAGGTCTGGATAAGTATACCTTACAAACTGCTGCGAATGTCCCTCTCGGTGTGCTGGATGCCTGGACGGCAGCAAAGCACCTGAAAAGCAGCCTTTCAAAAATAAAGGCTACCATGAAGTTCAGGGGGCTGGCCACAGTAAAGCCTGGTTGCCTGCTGGAAGTTACCGGTTTAAGTGATCAGTTTAACGGAAAGGCTTTTGTAGGCGCTGTAGAGCACAGGATCGAGGACAGTGAATGGATAACAGAAGTGCAATTGGGCATATCATCAGAATGGTACGCAGAAGAAACACCTAATATTGAGGCTCCTTCAGCCTCTGGCCTTTTTCCTCCTGTAAAAGGACTGCAAACAGCTATTGTCAAGCAGATCCACGAAGACAAAGATGGCCAGTACAGGGTGAAAGTTGCGCTACCTACACTTGAGAAGGATAACCTTACGATCTGGGCTAGGCTCACAAACTTTTACTCCACCAAAGACGCCGGATTGTTTTTCTATCCGGAGATAGAGGACGAGGTGATAGTAGGGTTCTTAAACGAAGACCCTCAGAGTGCTATCATCTTAGGGTCTGTTTACAGCTCGAAAAACAAGCCGGTTTACACTCCCGAGCAGAATAACTATATCAAGGGATTGGTAACTAAAGGCCAGCTGAAGATAGAGTTTGATGATGAAAATAAGATAATGACAATCATTACTCCTGCGGAGAATAAGATTGTTCTGGATGATAAAGAGGGGATGATAACAGTAATGGACAAAAATTCCAATAAGGTAGAGATGTCCAAAGACGGTATTCTGATGGATAGCCCGAAAGATATTACCGTTAAAGCCGGAGGCAGCATTATGATGGAAGCCAAAAGTAATATTGAAATGAAAGCCACGGGCGATGTGAAGACTGAGGGGATGAATGTGACCAGTAAAGGAAAAACGAAATTTGCCGCAGAAGGTGCCATGACTGAAGTGAAAGGCTCAGGACAAACGGTGATCAAAGGCGGCGTAGTAATGATAAACTAAAAAGATAAGCAATGCCACCAGCAGCAAGATTAACAGATATGCATACTTGTCCGATGGTTACGGGTACCGTACCTCATGTAGGGGGACCAATATCCGGCCCGGGAGCTCCGACTGTACTTATCGGAGGTATGCCGGCAGCAGTTGTAGGAGATATGGCCACATGTACAGGGCCTCCCGATACCATAGCTAAAGGTTCCGGTACAGTTATGATAGGAGGGAAACCTGCTGCAAGAATGGGAGATACCACCGCTCATGGTGGGTCCATTGTTTTGGGATGTATGACAGTGATCATTGGAGGTTAGTTAACCATAACCTTAAAACCAATAAAATTGAATGAAACATAAAAAGACATTTTTAGGAGTAGGCTGGAAATTTCCTCCGACTTTTGATAAAAAAGCAGGTAGTGTAATACTTGTTTCGGAAGAAGAGGACATCCGGGAGAGCCTAAGAATACTTTTATCGACAAAGAAAGGAGAGCGTGTAATGCTGCCCGAGTATGGATGCGACATGCACCATATGGTTTTTGAATCGATAGATAATAACCTCATCAGTGAAATGAAGAGGATTATTTCGCAAGCGATCCTTTATTTTGAGCCTCGGATTATACTGGAGGAAATCGTAATTGATACCGGAAGACATTTGGATGGCGTACTTGAAATCAACCTTATCTACACCGTCCGAAAAGTTAACAAAAGAAGTAACATGGTATATCCATTCTATATTCTTGAAGGTACCGATGTACGATACGAGGCCAAGCGTTAACGCTTCTTGATAATAAGACAGGTAATGAACGGCCTGGAATTTTGTATTGGGCAAAGTTGAAGCTTGTTCTGTTTACCACTGAAAAACTAACTTACATACATGAAAAAAGTTGATACTAAGAGCATAAGGAGCGGAACTTCACAGGAAAACAGGTTTCTCAAAGCCTTAGATTTTGACTATGTTAAAATAGATGAGCGGTCCTTTGAAGACCTTCTGGTCTTTGCCTATGGATTCTCAAAGCTGATAAATTTTTATAACCCTCAGGGGCAAGTTGATGGAGACTGGTCAGATTTTTTAAATGACGAAACGGTCATATTGGCTACTATCATTGATTCCAACCCTACCGAGATTGAAATCAGGTTTAAGAACAACCTGCAGAAAGCCAACCTCTTTTTAAATAAAAAGAAAAAGCTGGTTTACCTGCAAAAGTGTTTTGATGAGATTTATGGAATAGCTGCCCGTTTCGAAGCATGGTTACAGAAATTAAAGGCTGTTGAAAGCTTTACCAATGAAGAAATTGGTATCCGAAACGAAGTTATCAATGCTGTTTCATCCAAGCTTAGCGGCGCCTTGCGCAAACTTAAAGCCTTCGACAGTCTCGCTGAAGACAAGAGTGCTCTAGGTACCGGCATGGAACTGGACTACAGTATATTTTCCAATGTATGGAAGCTTGAGGAACCTGCGGAGGAAGATTTTGCGGTAATGGGAAAGACAACCGTAGATAAAGTAAAAAGCATCACCGAGGTTCTGGATCAGGTTTTCCAGGAGTTCTATGAGACCCTGCTTTACCTTAAAATAAAAGCTCCTGAGCATCTTTCCCAATCCCTGAAAAGTGATAAGCATTATCCTGAAGTGGCCCTCTTTCTGGCTTTTTTGAAGCTTTTTAAAATAGCCCAGGGCGACATTAACAACCTCAATAAACGACACCTGGAATTTTACTATTCTCAGGTGTTAAAACAACAGCCTAAGCCTGCCGTGTACGATAAGGCTTATTTGAAATTCAGCTTGTATGATACTGCATTTTCTGCAGAAGTAAAGAAGGGGACAGAGTTCCTGGCTGGTATGGATGAGGAAGGTAATGATATTATCTATAAAGCAGATCATAACCTTATCGTTAACAAAGCCAAGATTGAGAAGCTTAATACGATATATATTAATAACAACCCTTTAAATATTAAAGGGGTTAAAAAGGATCTTTACAGCAACATTTTATCCTCCAGAATCCCGCTGGAGAAGCAGATAACAGAAGATGAAGCACAACCCCGGCTGAAGACTTTTGCTACATTCGGGGAAAACCAGGAAACCAAGGGAGAGGATGAGAAAACCATGTCCACTGCCAATATTGGTTTCGCAATATCCTCACCAAATCTCCTGCTTAGCGAGGGAGACAGGGAGATCAGCCTTACATTCCACTTTACCAATGACTCCTTTGCCAAGCTTCAGCAATACCTGAAAGATATTGCTTATGTGAGCGATGCAGATGAGAATGAAACTTTCATAAAGATATTTATGGAAGCTTTCCGTATTGATATGTCAACAGATAAAGGCTGGCATAGAATTGACAATTATGTGGTCAAGCGCAACCAGAGCAAAAGTACATTGACCCTGAGTTTCGATATCAAAAGTTCGGGACCGGCAGTGGTAAATTTCGATAAGGCACTACATTCTGGTGAATTTGACCATAAAGCACCTGTTATACGGTTTGTACTCAACAGTGATGGCTATATATATCCGTTTAGCCTTTTAAAGAGCCTCGTACTTGACAGGTTGGTCATAGATACCAATGTAAAAGGGATGAAGAACCTGATGCTTCACAATAATGTCGGAGAGATTAATGCGGACAATCCGTTCTATCCATTCGGGCCTATTCCCGGGGTTGGATCATACCTGCTCATTGGTAGCAATGAAATATTTCAGAAGTCGATTAACAATTTAAAGGTTAATATAGAATGGTACGATTTACCTCGTGGTAATACCGGATTTAAAGAATACTATGACAATTACGGGCTGGATATTGACAATGCATCATTTGAGGTAGACCTTTCTGTGCTGGATGGAGGACGTTGGTTCCCTATGCAGCCGTCGGAACGTCAACGTTTTAAACTATTCAGAACAACAGACAACCCTCTGGCTGAAGAACCAAAGCCTGAAGGGGAGCTTCATGATAAGACTTTCATTGATAACGTTGATATAGACATTATCAGCCGTACGCCAAACTATTCTAAAATTAATGACAGCCTTACCTATAACAATATGGTGCAAAGAGGCTTCATTAAGCTGGAGCTGACAGGGCCTCAATTTGCTTTTGCGCACAGCGTATACCCTACGGTGCTATCAAAAATGGCTACCAAGAACATCAAAAGGTCATTCCTTAAGAAAAAAGACCCGGATGAAGATGAGGTGCCGAACCCTGCATATACTCCGTTGATCAAATCATTGTCACTGGATTATGGTTCTTCATCGGTAATCTCATTTGACAGGTCCAAGAAGAACGATGATACGAGTTCAGTAGGATGCCTGTTCCATATCCATCCATTCGGTGAATGCCTTACTTTTCCGGATAACTCTAAGCAGAGTACTTTACTGCTGCCGGAGTACGACTTTGAAGGCTCATTGATCATAGGATTCTCAGGCCTTAAACCACCGCAAACAGTGACCATGCTTTTCGAAATGCATGATGAATTCACCGTATCTTCTGAGGAAGATCCGCCACTGATTGAATGGAGTTATCTGGTCAATAATGAATGGGTTCTCCTAAAGCCTTCAAGAATATTGAATGACCAGACCCAGGGCTTTTTAAAAACAGGCATTATCAGCATCGAGCTACCGTCTGACCTGACTAATGGCAATACGATCCTTGACCCGAATCTCCATTGGATAAGAGCAGTGGTATATAAAAATATAGATGTAGCTTCCAAACTGGTGAGTGTAACTACCCAGGTGCTTACAGCTACTTTTGACGATGTGAA
This region of Fulvivirga ulvae genomic DNA includes:
- a CDS encoding PAAR domain-containing protein, whose protein sequence is MPPAARLTDMHTCPMVTGTVPHVGGPISGPGAPTVLIGGMPAAVVGDMATCTGPPDTIAKGSGTVMIGGKPAARMGDTTAHGGSIVLGCMTVIIGG
- a CDS encoding GPW/gp25 family protein; protein product: MKHKKTFLGVGWKFPPTFDKKAGSVILVSEEEDIRESLRILLSTKKGERVMLPEYGCDMHHMVFESIDNNLISEMKRIISQAILYFEPRIILEEIVIDTGRHLDGVLEINLIYTVRKVNKRSNMVYPFYILEGTDVRYEAKR
- a CDS encoding DUF5908 family protein, translated to MAIEIKELIIRIKVNEAASQKKEIIREREIQHLSKKIIDECVERVLDKLNRVETSIER
- the vgrG gene encoding type VI secretion system tip protein VgrG, with translation MAQSLSKLTSGLVTYTVLIDGKEIKASYAVLSVHVFKGVNRISVAKLEILDGGTTSEDDFSVSNSKSFNPGKEIEIKAGYDSKEETIFKGVIIKHSLRVSRGSSSLQIECRDIAVSMTIGRKNAVFLEKKDSDIISEIVGNYKVQKKIAATKFQHVEVVQHYVTDWDFVLMRADINGLIVITDDGNLNIQEPDLGGTPVAEVKYGSDMISFNGDIDARSQVSSINGVSWDMANQKIATSSSNSAKDVPQSTLKSSELAKVIGLDKYTLQTAANVPLGVLDAWTAAKHLKSSLSKIKATMKFRGLATVKPGCLLEVTGLSDQFNGKAFVGAVEHRIEDSEWITEVQLGISSEWYAEETPNIEAPSASGLFPPVKGLQTAIVKQIHEDKDGQYRVKVALPTLEKDNLTIWARLTNFYSTKDAGLFFYPEIEDEVIVGFLNEDPQSAIILGSVYSSKNKPVYTPEQNNYIKGLVTKGQLKIEFDDENKIMTIITPAENKIVLDDKEGMITVMDKNSNKVEMSKDGILMDSPKDITVKAGGSIMMEAKSNIEMKATGDVKTEGMNVTSKGKTKFAAEGAMTEVKGSGQTVIKGGVVMIN
- a CDS encoding baseplate J/gp47 family protein, giving the protein MKKVDTKSIRSGTSQENRFLKALDFDYVKIDERSFEDLLVFAYGFSKLINFYNPQGQVDGDWSDFLNDETVILATIIDSNPTEIEIRFKNNLQKANLFLNKKKKLVYLQKCFDEIYGIAARFEAWLQKLKAVESFTNEEIGIRNEVINAVSSKLSGALRKLKAFDSLAEDKSALGTGMELDYSIFSNVWKLEEPAEEDFAVMGKTTVDKVKSITEVLDQVFQEFYETLLYLKIKAPEHLSQSLKSDKHYPEVALFLAFLKLFKIAQGDINNLNKRHLEFYYSQVLKQQPKPAVYDKAYLKFSLYDTAFSAEVKKGTEFLAGMDEEGNDIIYKADHNLIVNKAKIEKLNTIYINNNPLNIKGVKKDLYSNILSSRIPLEKQITEDEAQPRLKTFATFGENQETKGEDEKTMSTANIGFAISSPNLLLSEGDREISLTFHFTNDSFAKLQQYLKDIAYVSDADENETFIKIFMEAFRIDMSTDKGWHRIDNYVVKRNQSKSTLTLSFDIKSSGPAVVNFDKALHSGEFDHKAPVIRFVLNSDGYIYPFSLLKSLVLDRLVIDTNVKGMKNLMLHNNVGEINADNPFYPFGPIPGVGSYLLIGSNEIFQKSINNLKVNIEWYDLPRGNTGFKEYYDNYGLDIDNASFEVDLSVLDGGRWFPMQPSERQRFKLFRTTDNPLAEEPKPEGELHDKTFIDNVDIDIISRTPNYSKINDSLTYNNMVQRGFIKLELTGPQFAFAHSVYPTVLSKMATKNIKRSFLKKKDPDEDEVPNPAYTPLIKSLSLDYGSSSVISFDRSKKNDDTSSVGCLFHIHPFGECLTFPDNSKQSTLLLPEYDFEGSLIIGFSGLKPPQTVTMLFEMHDEFTVSSEEDPPLIEWSYLVNNEWVLLKPSRILNDQTQGFLKTGIISIELPSDLTNGNTILDPNLHWIRAVVYKNIDVASKLVSVTTQVLTATFDDVNNTAVKGHHLDQPLPAGSIRRSMNNIVGIQSVEQPLKSFNGLPEEKPHKFYTRIAERLRHKKRAITAWDYERLILQKFHEVYKVTCLPNMTSNNLDSPGSVLIVVTPYNTDMANPNEPMASSELLYKIKSYLQSFVSPFVKLEVRNPNFERLKIICSVKFKEGYNFGFYIQRLNDEIKRYISRSILDGDRSVDLGGRINTSDILSFMRTLPYVDFITKFSMIQTARDFGGRHMLLDTAKEGDPKPYLNATKPWSVLVSANVHQITVLNEKMEQQSRQAGINYLELGQDFIVE
- a CDS encoding CIS tube protein, which encodes MAKLKIESYKDEKLGAKLGSMELMFNPSTLSLSHSIDYHDEPAPNRSSPEARYKKTEPEILSFEILFDGTGVATEPITVSEKVETFKELTYYYIGDTHQTPYVNVIWGDINFKGRLKSLDIKHTLFDTEGTVLRSNLTVSFTNTMDLETEAKESDRQSPDLTHVRSVKAGDTLPLLCNEIYGDPGLYLKVARVNGLTDFRNLQPGTEVTFPPIK
- a CDS encoding phage tail protein, which translates into the protein MAENLWPITKFHFTVEGANFTTGFQEVSGLEISYDPIDYRSGDDPTYSMQKIPGLKKFTSITLKKGVFQDDDAFYEWIKDTLANPDRRETLTINLLDEEGTPVKTWTVVNAFPVKYQGPDLNATDNNVAVETLELAHEGIEM
- a CDS encoding phage tail protein produces the protein MADNPLSKLLDQRPVTGLHFRVSLADMAGAASMLAGGVAGTKFSKVSGLKVYASINEKEVSKSDGPETFIEDIRYDDIILERGLTSDPTPFTLWCMQVFSEFARSNGSTKGVAATGSFAGNMKGFGGMTSVVKNLVITLMNEKGIPLIAWGIKDAVPISWDVSPLDAMTNSYVTETIKLKHKGFEILPIPGADMI
- a CDS encoding phage tail sheath family protein, which produces MAQTLATPGVYIDEKSSFPNSTASIPTAVPAFIGYTERTVRDGQSLINKPVRISSLAEFHNIFGGGFQAPFTIQAASGEEADFEVEGKGYQVVPENNSRFIFYDSIRLFFANGGSTCYIITVGSYYSSVAGASSAASASADKNKKSDAAPAAPAKSSDRKVNAITKKALQGGMDSLISQEEPTILVIPEAVMLEEADCYGLQQQMLMHCGLKIKNRFAIIDVYNGFQSRTYDKNDVITRFREGVGSNFLAYGAAYYPYVYTSVVQNDELSYRNISNLDVLEDVLSKEADSGDKKKAEELKAEIKRLSQSGVDAESLNQTLSAISPAYKKIMQKVKRVLNILPPSGGMAGLYSAVDATRGVWKAPANVSYGSAISPAVNLTHDDQEDLNVTPSGKSINAIRSFIGEGTLVWGARTLDGNSGDWKFINVRRTVSFIEQSIKYAAKPYVYESNSANTWILIRSMINSFLNNLWKQGGLVGTTPDAAYEVQIGLGTTMTPADILDGIMRITVKVAVSRPAEFIVITFEQKMQDA